AAAGTGGCGCCACCTACAATCTGGCCCGCTGCTACGAACTCCTCGGGAAAACAAGCGAAGCGATCGAGCTCTATAAGAATGACGATTCGCCCCAGAAAATCGGCAACCAGCTGCGTGCCACTTGGCTCGAAAAACAAGGGGCTGCACCCTCCTCAACCGATGCCCAACCGGCTGAAACGCCACCCGCCGACGCCACCGAGAAGAAGTAAAATCTGGGTGAAGTTGGCCAGAACGTGCCGAACCGACTAGACACCGAAGCGGTCTATCCTGTGCAATAGCAAGTGGTAGCGGCAACTCTCATGGAGTTGCTCGCTGCTACTAGCAAGCGTGGCATGTCACTCCGCTGGCTTCGCACCATCCTGCCCAGGGCTTGGTCGCAGCTGCGGTCCGTACCGTTGGCCCACCTAGCGCTCGCTGCACACAACCGTTTCGTTTGGTGCGGCAAAATTTGCTGGCAAGCCGACTGGCCGAACACCGCTGGCGACCTCTTTTCTGCTGGATCACACCTTCCAGGTACTGCGACCTCGTAGGTACTAAAGCGTCCGACGCTCCTTCCGTAGCAACAAGCTACAGAAGCTGTAAACGACGTGTGCGTAGCCTCCGGTGCCGAACTGCTTCACGCTCGCTACTGGTGCGATGTCGTGGCACTCATTCGTCGTGTGATTCGCTGCTAACCTCGGGAGCAATCGCCGTATCGTTGAGAGAGGGAGCTGGTAATGGTGGGAAGAATTCTGGATCGCCCCACGCTGGTGCTGAACCGCAACTGGCAGCCGATTCATGTATCGACCGTGCAGCGGGCACTGATCCTGGTGTGGAACGAAGCTGCGCAAGTGGTCGATCCGCGTGACTACGAACTGTACGACTGGGTCGATTGGGCCAAGATCCCTCCGGGCGAAGGCGAACTCTATCTGCAGTCGGTCCGTTCGCAAATGCGCGTGCCGGAAGTGATTGCGCTCCGTACGTTCGATAAGCTCCCCGAGCGAAATGTCAGCTTCAGCCGACGCAATCTCTTTAAGCGAGATCACTACACCTGTCAGTACTGCGGCTGTCAGCCCGGCATGCACGAGCTGACGATCGATCACGTGCTGCCGCGCTCGCGTGGCGGCGCATCGAGCTGGGAAAACTGCGTGCTGGCATGCGTCGAGTGCAACAAGCGAAAGGCGGACAAACTTCCTGACGAAGCGAGAATGAAGATTCGTCAGAAGCCGATCCGTCCGCGCTGGCGACCACTTTATGCCGCTACGCACATTCCGATCCAAAGCTGGACGAAGTTCCTGAGCGAAGCGTACTGGAATGTCGAGCTGGAACCGTAACGCCAAGCCAGATCAACGGCCAGCGTGTGGAGATTCAAAAACTCCTGCGCTGGCCGTTTCGCTTTTGCAGCTAGCGTGTGGCGTTTGTAATCCTTGCGAAAATGGACGAAACAGCCGCTATAAAAAAGTGAGTGTCGCTCTAAACGCTCGGGACTTTCGGAGTCGCCACTTGCGCCAGGATATCGGCCACAATCGCAGCGGCGCGCGAATTGTCGACCGGCAGCCGAACTTCCAGCACAGGACCGGCGACATCTTGCACGTCGTCGGCAGTGACGTAGTCGCGCCCCTTCAAGTGGGCCCGAGCCTGCGCCACGCGCTGCCAGGTGAGAAGTCCCCGCGGCGATAGTCCCAGCCGAACATCGCGATGATTGCGCGTCGCTGCGGCGAGATCGACCAGATACTCCTGCACCACCTGACTCACAGCCACCTGTGCCACGTGATGCTGTAGCGCTCGAAGCTGCGACGGATCGACCACTGGACTTCCCGCCGGACGATCGCTCGACACACCAACCTGTGCCGCCAGCATGGCGAGTTCACTGCCGCGACTCGGATAACCGATGCGAAGCTTCATAGCAAAACGATCGAGCTGAGCTTCTGGCAGTGGATAAGCGCCGTGGCTTTCGACCGGGTTTTGCGTCGCGATGACAAAAAAAGTATCGCTCAGCTTACGACTCTGGTTATCGATGGTCACTTGACGTTCGGCCATCGCTTCGAAGAGAGCACTTTGCGTGCGAGGTGTCGCGCGATTGATTTCATCGGCCAGAAGCACATCGCTGAAGACCGGCCCCGACACAAACTCGAACTCGCGCGATTGCTGGTTGAACAAATTAAAACCGGTGATATCGCTCGGCAGCAAATCGGGGGTGCACTGGACACGTGCAAAGCGGCCTCCCACTGCGGTCGCAAGAGCTTTCGCAAGTGTCGTTTTTCCGAGGCCTGGCAGATCGTCGAACAGCAAGTGACCACGGGCCAGCAAACAGCAGAGGACCAGTTCGACGACATCTTCCTTCCCCAGCAGAGCGGCGTTGAGCGCCACACGCAAACCATCGATGGCTGGCTGATGAGGGCAAGTTCCTCGCGCACTCGGGGTGCCGTGATGATGGGGGGCTGCAACAGTTGCCGACATCGAAAATCACCTCTATTTATCGAGAAATACCAGCCCAATCACACCATCACGCGCGGGACATACAAGCGAACTGACACAGCAATATGCATTCCTCTTAAGCAGCTCGCTTCTTCTCGCTCGGGAGCGTTTCGAGCGGCGCTGCGTTTGTGCTGGAAGCTTCAACTTGGCTCGCAGCGCGCTTGGTTTCGCGCACATGCCGCAGCAAACTGGCGAGGCTGAAGGCACGCCCGAAGCGGTCGCAAATCGCCGTCACTTCCGCGTCGCGACCATGCAGCCGCTCTTCCGCTGTGGCAGCTGGCGCGAACATCAGCGGTTCGAGCAGTTCGAGCATTTGATTCAAGCTAGAAGTGGCCCCTGGCGAATCGAGAGCACGCGAGTCAAGTGACTCGGCGATCGGAAGCAGCCAGCGGCGCATCGTTTGCCCAATCGGTCGCCCACAGCAGGCGAGCTGCGCGCGGCACTCGATCAACCGGGCTGTCGCGAGCAGCTTCGAGCGGCTGCTCCCTCGCATTGAGAGTCGCCACATCACGAGCAGGCCCATATCGGCGATGAATCGCCAGTAGTAGGTGGCACAGGCTGTTGCGGCCACCATCATGCAAGCTGTTCCGGCGTTCTCGCGCACCATCGACAGCAGCGCGATGAGCAGCGAGCCCATCCGTTCTGCCAGTGTGCGTGGCGGCCCCAGCGGCGGATGTTCTGGCGATGGATCGACGGTTGTCCAGGTCCAGCCATCGAGGCAAACTTCGACCCAGACATGGGTATCGAAAGGGAGGACCGGAGTGAGCCCCTTCGAGGCATCGTAGCGATCTTCACGGGCATAGAAGCCGGTAGCTAGCCGCGCGGGATAGCCCCGCATGCGGAGTAAAATTGCCGCTGCGGTTGCCACTTGGTAGTCGTGGCCGCAGTGCGAGCGGAGCAGTAGTTCTCCCACGACATCTTCTACCTTCGGATCGATTTTTGCATCGGGATCGACGATGCAATTCTCCCGTAGTTTTTCGATAATCCATTCGATTTCCGCATAGCCGCGCGAACGACCTTTGCACCAGCCATCGACGAGCGCTTGCACTTTTTCGCGATCGACAGTCGCTGGAATCGTCAGGTAGCGGCGCGTCGACTTCGGCGAATCGACGAGAAACTGCTCGATCGCCAGATGTGGCGCAATTGTTTGCGAGCGCAAGTGAATCACGGTGAGTGGCGGTACTTTCTCGCGCCCTTCGAGCTTCAAACAATCGTCGCTCGTCCAGCTGAAGAAATCGCGCTGATCGACCTTGTCGATATGCACTGCTGTCGTATGCACCGGTGTCGGAATTCGCGAAGTGGTGAGATGCAAAATCTGCAGTTTGTGCCGCTCCGCTGGTGCGGCTGCTGGCGACTGCAGCGAGCGATGCACTTCGATCCAAGGCATTCCGTCGCGCATGTTCATGGTGAGTGTGGGACGATACATCGTGAGGGGGAGATCGTTTTCGATCTCGAGGATCTCGCGCACCTCGGCTTCGCTCCGCTCGGTCCAGGTGGTTCCATCGAACTGGTCGAATGTTTGCAACCGAACGTGCAGAGGGACGCGCCCAATCACCTTCATTACCGCAGCATCTTCGCGGTCCGCGAGCTGCTGCAGACTCCGCTTGCGAGGCTGCCGAACGGTCGAAAACTCACGCCCCGAGTCTTCGCTCTTCGCCATCCGCGACTTCTCTTTTTTCTCCTGATTGGGGCCAGCGAGCGCGACAGCCCGCTCGGATTGCTTGGTCTTGTGCGGCTCGCCATACATGTCGTTGAACATGTCGTAGAGGCTCGGCTCTTCGCTGTCGAGGAACAGTTCGCTTTCGACTGCGCCGAAGCTGCGTGCATCGTCGGTGGCGGCCACCAGCGCATCGCCATCTCCGACACCGCGCGCGGCGTAAACATCGTACGACTCGCTTCCCCCCGATCCCCAAAACCAACCGGTCATCGCATAAGCAGTTTGCTGATTTCGGACGAGCGCGAGCCCCACTAGAGCCACCAGAATTGCAATTCCAAGCGATCCCCAGCGCATCCCTGCAGGGAGCTCGCGACGCGTCGAGGTGGCGAGCTTGGCCTCGAGTTTTTCCCAGTGTGCCCCAAGGAGCCACCAAATTCCGACCACGCTATAGAGCAGGGCAGCGACATAAACAGCGGGACGATCTTCCAGGACGACACTCCCCAGAACCAAAAACAAACTGATCGCGACAGCAAGCCTTAGCATTGCCGGCCAAATAGCGCATGCGGTGAGCGCCAGCATGCTGCTGCGCAGGATCGCAAGCTGCAGCACTTCCGGCGAATTGCCACTTCCCAGTGCCAGACGTGTGAACAACTCGATTCCTGCCGGGGCCAGTGACACGCCCAACATGATCAGCACTGCTTGAAAGGGGGTGCGCCGACTGCTGCGCGCGAGCCACTGCGCGGAAATCGTGGCAAGCGCAATCGCAACGAGCGCTTCGCCCCAGGAAATGGCGATCGATACCGACAGGCCAACGCGCGCAAGTTCAAACGCAGCGCAAGCGAGCAGCGTCAGGATCCATGTCGTCGCACGGAGCGATTTACTGTCTTCCGCACCAGACATCGCGGCACACCTCTTGCCATTCAGGAATGAAGTCGTCGAGCGCACTACGATCTGCTGCAATCACACACCACGCGCCATGCTGCTGTCGAAGTCGCTGGCGTTCTTCGAAGGTTGTGATCCCCGGCGCGATGAGCAAACAACCTTGCCCACGCGACTCGAACTGACCGGGTTTTGGTTTCAGTCGCGCGCTATTGTCAGCTGCGCCTAACGTTGTCGAAATGCCCACACATAGCTGCGTCGATGGCTGCTGCTGAGCAAGCTCGCGCGCGAAAGTCTCGCTTTCCGGGTCATCGACCTGCAGGGTCGCCAGCAGGTCGGCCAGTTGATCGCGCGCTCGTTTGCCACTCGCCAAATCAGTCCGCCGCTTCCCTAACACCAGTTGCACATTCAGATCGTGGGCGAGCAGAGAATGGCAAACACTGGCCGCTACACGTAGCGATTGCTCGAGCGTCGAATGGTCACCAAGTCCGGTGTGATGCTGAGCCGCCAAATCGACCACCACGCGCACGACAGCCGACTGCACCGCTTGTCGTTCACTGAGAATCAACCGGCCATAGCGAGCGGTCTGAGGCCAGTGCACATGCCGCAGCGAATCACCGGGACGAAGTGGGCGAGTCCCCACGATATCCCCCTCGGTTCCACTTCGTCGATCAGAAAGTGCCCCGAGCGACCAGCGATGGCCGTCGCTGGCGGGGAGCGCGTCGAGCGCTACGACGCGAGGACTCACCAGCAGCTGCGAAAGGACTTCGACACGCTGCGAGCGCTCCCAAAGTCCCAGCGGAAAACTGGTCGCGACAATCGGCATGCTGAGTGGATACAAACCGCGGCGTTCAGGGACGAACTGCCACTCAAAATCGGCACTCGACCATCCTGGTACACATGCGAGGGCAAAAACGAGCTCGCTCTTGGGCTTGGAGGAATCGAGTAACTCGGTTTCCATCTCGCTCGTATCGCGAGGATAAAAACCACGCTCGAGACGCAATCCCCAAACGGGCCAGGGATAGCGGTTGTGAATGGAGAGTAGAGCGCGGGACGGTGCTCCTTCCGAGCCACGCTGATCGAGGAACCGCACCGATGCTCGCACTCCCGCCATAGCGACACGCGGCCAAACAATCCCAAGAGCAATCACGGCGACGATCGTGCCGAAAACCCAGTAGCCTTGCGGCGTCACAGCCAGACCGATCACCAGACCAACAAGGGCCACAATCGAGAGTAGCGCCAGCGGAGATTTGAGCCAGTAGACGTAGCGATTGGCCCAGGGGCAAAAATCGTGGGTTAGGGCTCCCCCCAAGCGATCAGCGGCAGTCGGCTGATCGTGGCGCGCGATAGCCTCCGGCGACGAAGCCTGGGACTTCGGTCTGGATGGGCTCGGCGGTGAAGAAACGATCATGGCCGTGGATCGCCAGGGGAACGATGGTGCCGGAGTTGCTTGCGGAGGAGCGACACATCGCGATCGGTTTCGATGTCGACATGCACTCGCCACACAATCGCTTTTGCAATCTGTGTGCAATACAAGATCGCATGCAAATGCGCGAAGTGTCAAGCAGTTGCGACGAATCTTCACGCCTTTCATTCCAATTCCCCTGAATTCCTTTACACCCGGCAAACAAGCGGCACGAAAGCGGCTCCTCGTGCGACCGATCCACGCTCGCGACTGGATCCGCTACACTTCCCTGAGCGACTTATGGACTGCCATCTCCTTTTCCCATGAATTCCGCGAGGCACCGCCAGTGAAAGGGCCCTACGAACGTCTGAAGTACGAACTTCGTCGCCTATGGCAATGTCCGCTGTGCCACCGACGCGAGTGGACAACCGGGGCTGAAACGACCCGTTTTTGCACCTGTCCTCCTGCGAAAGGGGAACCGGCGAGGAGTGGACCTGCGCGGGCGACTTCCATGCATCTGATCGAAGATGGTGCCCGGCGAATCGACTACAGCTTGGTCGTGCCGTCCAGTCGCCAAAACCGCTCGAACGTGCAAGTGGTGGCAACGCCTCCTCTGGCGCCGTCACCGGCCGAGCCCGTTGCTAACGAACCGGCCGCTGCTGCGATTCCTCAGCCGATCACCGAATCATCCACCACTGCTGATTCGATCGCATCGACCTCAGCTGCAGCCGAAACCGTCAAACCAGCCGACCCCATCAGCGACGCCGCTGCTGCAGCCGACAATCCAGCGTCAGCATCGGAGTAGCAGAGGCCTCGCCTCATTCCGCTGCTGGTGTGGGAACGGGTGGTTTTGCCGTGGCTGCTGGCGCAGCTTCGGTGCAGTTGGCAGCAGGGGTGGTGCAGGTCGTGGCGGGGGTGCAAATCGTGCAACGACAGAGGCGGAAGGTGCCGCAATCTTTGCACGAACTGTAGTTGGCCACGAACTCGCTTTGTGTTGCCGACGCTTCGTAGTGAAACCAGCCGAAAATGCGGCCGAGGTACGAATCGCCTCGCAGCTTCACCGTCTCGCCATCCTCGACCACGTCGAGTACCACCGAATATTTGAACGGCATGATCTTGAAGAACTTGCCGCTGAAGTGCACCAGATAGCTGCTATCGTCCTGCCGCACAAACTGGGCCTGCAGCGGACCTTTGTGCCCCGTTTTTTGGCTGCACCAACCGCCACTCCAGCACCCGCTCAGATCACCGGCCAGCGCCGGGCTGGCCACCGCAACCGCGAGTACCACCGCTAGAAACGCCACTCGGGCACGCATTCGACGCCATGTCACCATGATCAACACCTCCAGCAAGTCTTCCATGATCGGAAGAACCGCGCGCATGTTCGGGGAGCAACTTCGCTAACACCCGCACCGATTTGCTTCGACGTAGCAAGTTACTGAGCTATAGCAAACCGATCGGGCGTTCGATCAGACGCACTGTGCGATTCCTAGCAGACAGAGAAGCTCTAACGGTCCTTGCGACACCGCACGCTCCCCGTCAGACTCGACTTTCACTCCCCGATCCCAGGCTCTTGATCCGCGAGACTATGCTATGCCCCTCCAGACGCTCGAACTTGCCACGCTTCGTACGCAGATTGTTGAACCGGAGGGTGGGGCAGGGGAGGTGAAATTGGCCGTGATTCTTTGCCATGGTTTTGGTGCCTCGGGAGATGATTTGGTCGACTTGGCGAGCAGTGTGCACCGAATGCTTCCTGCCGCTGAAGACGAAGTGGCGTTTGTGTTTCCGGAAGCGCCGCTGTCGCTCGCTTCGCAAGGAATGCCGGGCGGACGTGCCTGGTGGCTGCTCGATCTCGACCGGATGCTGCGTTATTCGACTCCCGAACTCGCCCAGCGGTTTCGTAGCGAAACGCCAGAAGGCCTAGCCGATGCAACCGCCAAGCTTCAGCAACTCGTGGCGGAAGTTCGCGAGCATTATTCGCTTCCTGCCGAGCGCATCGTGCTAGGCGGCTTCTCGCAAGGTGGCATGATCGCGATCGATGCGGCCCTCAAACTGGCCGAGCCACCCGGTGCGCTCGTGATTTGGTCGAGCTCACTGATCAACGAAAACGAGTGGAAGCCCCTTGCTGCTGAGCGCGGGAAATTGCTCCGCGTGATTCAGTCTCATGGTCGCCAGGACCCGATTTTGCCCTACAGCGAAGCGACGAAGCTGCGCGATCTGCTGCTGGCGAGTGGTGCTGAACTCGAATTCCTCGAATTCGGCGGCTATCACGAGATTCCGATGCCAGCGTTTCAGCGATTCGTGCACCTGCTCGCCGATATGCTGTGATGGACTAAAACCAACGCGGTTGAATTCCCTGGCGACTGCGCATGAAAAAAGCGGCGCGAATCGGGAGATTCCCAGTTCGCACCGCTTCGCATGATTTGCAGTCGACAATGACTTTGCCGATCAGACTTTGCAGACCAGTCTCTGCGGGTCAACTTAAGTTGCCCGCTCGAGTCTAGCTCTCCGACGGCGGACTAGCCCACCTTGGTGGCCGACGAACCGATCGATGCAGCCACAGCCTTCGGGTCGCGAAGAATGCGGGTCAGTTCGTCCACGCCTTCTTGCTCTTCTTTCAAGATGTCTTCGAGGAAGACAATCAGAGCGCGGTCACCTTCGGCCAACTCAAGGGCTTCGGAGTATACCTTCACGGCCTTCGATTCGAATTCGAGAGCCATCTTGAGCAGCTCTTGTAGGTCGTCGCTCTGCTTCACAGGGTTACGTTCAACGCTGGGAACGCCACCCATTGCCACGATCTTCTCGCCGACGAGTTTGGCATGGCCAAACGATTCTTTGGCCGAGTCGAAGAACTTGTCGCTATAAACTTCACGCCAGAGTCCAGCGACCACAAAGCCAGCTTGGGCATATTGGGCGACGCCGGTCCACTCGTGACGCAGGCACTCGTTCAGTTTGTCGATCAGTTTGGACTTGTCCATGAGATTGCTCCTTCTACGCACACCCATCTGGCGTGCTACTTGTGCTAACTTATTTGGCTTGACGCGCGAGCGTCTGGCTACGGTTGATTGTAATGATTGACTGAAGTGATCTCGGGCAGGAAATGCCACCCGCTAGCAGAACGATCGATCTTGGCAGAGGATGGACCAACAAGTCAGAGCCACCCGAGCGAGTCCAACTGAGACTGGCGACATCACTTCTGGATCATCATAGGGACCAGAGCAGGAGAGTCCAGGGCACACTAACTCTTTTAGCAGATTTATTTTAAATCATTTTTCTAACGATACATGATCTCGCGTTTTCATGTTGCTGGCGGTCTCAATTAGCGAGAACGAGTCTCAAAACAGAGCGTGACTACCGACTACCGGGGCGGTAACTGCGGTCGACCGTAGTCAAGTTTCCCTATCGGTGATGCGGATCCTCGCAAACCGAGGAATAGCAAGCGATTTGGTTGACAATCCTGCCGATGTTGATACATTGAAACACCAAATCGCTAGGATGCTAAGGATTTTTAACATCAAAGGCGGGAAACTTTACCCGTCAAAAGTGTGGAACTCCTGACACAGCAACCGATATAAACGCTAGTTGATGTCTTCCATTAGCTGCTCGAAATCGCTCGGCAGGTCGCTTCCAACCGACCCGACGGCAGCAGTGCTGGCTCATGCGGTCTCTAGTTCCAGCGCAGTCAAATGCGTTGTGAATGGGAAAACTGCGGCACGCCACACGGCTCGAAAAGCGAGGTTGATGCAGTCGCCCGCTGACGAATTGAACCTCTCAGCGAGCTGTGGAACGTGATGCGAGCCTTGATAGAGCGGTCGACCGCAGAAACCACCTTCTCGAGGTAGTCGCAAGACTGTCCATCCGGACCCTTAGCGGCGTCCTGGAGCCGGGAACTTGGTAGGGCCGATCGCCCTGGAGGCTGTCACGAGCTAGCAGGACCGAAGGAACAGCTAGAAGAGTCCGAGAGTTTTCGAAGGCTAAATGCTTCAGCCGTAAAGCGGTTGGCTGATAGCCGTCGAGCCACGACCTGAAAGCAGCTTGCGTTGGGACGCGCCAGCTAGTTTTGGAACGTGGAGCCGATCGAGGGCGGTCGTACCTGGGGGTAATCGATCGCATTACTTGGCTGTCGCCGTCCACCTGGACCGCGCCGGTCGCATGCCGACGCTCGCCTTGCCACATTGGTAAGGGGGCCAGCGACACGGGCTAGAACGGACTACCCCATGAAACTTTCTCGAACTGTTGCCTACGCGGTGCGGGCCACCCTGCAATTGGCCCAACTCGAAGCCGAAGGCCCTGTGCCTTGCAGTCGGCTCGCTTCCGCTGGCAAGATGCCCGAGCGATTCCTGCTGCAAATCCTTCGCAACCTGGTGACCCACGGCATTTTGCGTTCGACGCGTGGTGTCGACGGGGGCTATTCACTGGTGAAGCCCGCCGGCGAAATTTCGCTGCTGGAAGTGATCGAAGCGATCGAAGGTCCTTACGATTCGTCGCTTGAAATGGGCGAAGGGCTCTCGATCGATTCGCAAACCAAGTTGCAAGACGCCCTGAACTCAGTGACGTCGACCACTCGCAACCAGCTCGAAGCCATCAAGCTCGCGCAGCTGCTGAAGGCCCCCACCTTGCCCGACGAAACCCCTGCCGCAACGTCGGCTGGCGATTCGAGTGGTCAAGTCTCCTAAGCGAGCCTTCCCCGCTAGAACCAAGCGAAGCAAATCGTTAACTTGCTTCGCATGACTACCAGCGAAATCTCCGCCACTGTGCTCGCCGAAGTTTCTCGGCGACTTCCGCTCGTTCTCTCGGCTGGCAAAGAAGCAGGCCAGCTGACGCTCCGCTATTTTCAGCAGGACAACTTCACGGTTGAGAAGAAGGGAGACGCATCTCCCGTCACCATCGCCGACCGTAGCGCCGAGCAGCTCATTCGCCAGCGTGTGGCCGAACACTTTCCCACCGATGGCATCATCGGCGAAGAATTCGGCCGGACCGAGGGAACATCGGGATTCAACTGGATCCTCGACCCCATCGACGGAACCAAGTCGTTTATCAGCGGCGTTCCGATGTACGGCACGATGGTAGGTGTGGAGTTCGAAGGTCGCAGCCTCGCCGGACTGGTCTACATTCCGGGTCTTGATGAAGGGGTTTATGCCAGCTCAGGGCAGGGGACCTTTCATTTCAAAGGGACGAGCCAGCCACGCCGCTGTTTCGTTTCGAAGAAGCCCCAATTGAGCGACGGATTGTTTGTCACTTCCCAGGTCGACACCTTTGCCAAACGAGGCGGTCAAGGAGCTTTTGAAGCGGTTCAAAAGCTCGCCTACATCACACGTACTTGGGGCGATTGCTACGGCTATATGCTGGTTGCCACGGGCCGCGCTGAAGTGATGATCGACCCCATCCTGAACGTCTGGGATGCCGCTGCGGTTCAGCCGATCATTGAAGAAGCCGGGGGAACGTTCACCGACTGGAACGGTGTTCCCACCATTCACACCGGCGATGCTGTGGCGACCAATGGTTTGGTGGCCGACGAGGTTTTGTCGATCACCAAACGCTTTCCACGCACGCTGTAGTGCGTTTAGGCCCAGCGCGGGGACTAAGGCTTCGCGCCGACAGCCGCTGAAATCGCCGTGCTCAGTTCCGCCAGGCCTTCGCGCGGATTCACTTCGTAGAGTCCGGCGTGGTAGGTCGTCACTTTGCCATCCTTGCCGATAACCACAAACAGCGGCAGCGCGGCACCAGCAGAACGTGGATCTCCCAGGCGATCGAGCAACTTGCCATCGTCGACCATGATGGGATAGCTGAGGTTCATGAACGACCGAAGTCGCCGCGCAGCCGACAAACTGCCGCGACGCGTTTCAGCGTCCGAGAGTTCGGGATCGCAGTGCACGCCAAGCGTCACCACTCCATCAGCAGCTCGCTTGCGCGCCAGAAAATCGAGGTAGCCAATCTGACCGTAAGGCTCCTCGAGAGGCGAATCGGTGTACTTCCAAAAGTGCAGCACCACAACCTTACCGGCATACGATTCTCCCTCGGTCACTTTGCCTAGGAGATCCACCAGGGTGAGATCGCCAGCCTCTTTGCCGAGAATCGCTTCTCGCAGAGCGGCAATGGCTGCCTGCTGCGATTTTTGGCCACGCACCTCTTTGTCAGCCGACGTTGCCACCTGCTTCAGGAGCAACGACTTTTGCGAATCGATCAACTTGGGAAGCTCAGTCTTGAGCGTGGTGAGTTGCTCGGCTGACAGCTCCGGGCGCTCCGTCCGCACTTCGCGTTTCAAAAGATCCCGCAGGGCAATCCACTGATCCAGTTCCTGGCTCGCTTCCTGGCTATCGGACGAGGCAAGTGTCGCTCGAGAAACCAGCTTGAATTTCAGCTGCTGCTGTTCCCCCTGGCCGACAAACAGCGTTTCGACACCATCGAGCATCAGGCAATCCTCGGCGGCGATCCAGAACGAACGTCGATGCCCAAAGCGGCCGCGGCTTTCGATCTCCACGGCGTCGATCTCTTGGCGTTTGCCAGTGGCGAGTGTTTTGTAGTTGAGCCCACCTGCGGTCCACATCGCACCTTCGTCGCGCGAGAGGGT
This window of the Pirellula staleyi DSM 6068 genome carries:
- a CDS encoding HNH endonuclease, with amino-acid sequence MVGRILDRPTLVLNRNWQPIHVSTVQRALILVWNEAAQVVDPRDYELYDWVDWAKIPPGEGELYLQSVRSQMRVPEVIALRTFDKLPERNVSFSRRNLFKRDHYTCQYCGCQPGMHELTIDHVLPRSRGGASSWENCVLACVECNKRKADKLPDEARMKIRQKPIRPRWRPLYAATHIPIQSWTKFLSEAYWNVELEP
- a CDS encoding MoxR family ATPase; this translates as MSATVAAPHHHGTPSARGTCPHQPAIDGLRVALNAALLGKEDVVELVLCCLLARGHLLFDDLPGLGKTTLAKALATAVGGRFARVQCTPDLLPSDITGFNLFNQQSREFEFVSGPVFSDVLLADEINRATPRTQSALFEAMAERQVTIDNQSRKLSDTFFVIATQNPVESHGAYPLPEAQLDRFAMKLRIGYPSRGSELAMLAAQVGVSSDRPAGSPVVDPSQLRALQHHVAQVAVSQVVQEYLVDLAAATRNHRDVRLGLSPRGLLTWQRVAQARAHLKGRDYVTADDVQDVAGPVLEVRLPVDNSRAAAIVADILAQVATPKVPSV
- a CDS encoding transglutaminase-like domain-containing protein → MSGAEDSKSLRATTWILTLLACAAFELARVGLSVSIAISWGEALVAIALATISAQWLARSSRRTPFQAVLIMLGVSLAPAGIELFTRLALGSGNSPEVLQLAILRSSMLALTACAIWPAMLRLAVAISLFLVLGSVVLEDRPAVYVAALLYSVVGIWWLLGAHWEKLEAKLATSTRRELPAGMRWGSLGIAILVALVGLALVRNQQTAYAMTGWFWGSGGSESYDVYAARGVGDGDALVAATDDARSFGAVESELFLDSEEPSLYDMFNDMYGEPHKTKQSERAVALAGPNQEKKEKSRMAKSEDSGREFSTVRQPRKRSLQQLADREDAAVMKVIGRVPLHVRLQTFDQFDGTTWTERSEAEVREILEIENDLPLTMYRPTLTMNMRDGMPWIEVHRSLQSPAAAPAERHKLQILHLTTSRIPTPVHTTAVHIDKVDQRDFFSWTSDDCLKLEGREKVPPLTVIHLRSQTIAPHLAIEQFLVDSPKSTRRYLTIPATVDREKVQALVDGWCKGRSRGYAEIEWIIEKLRENCIVDPDAKIDPKVEDVVGELLLRSHCGHDYQVATAAAILLRMRGYPARLATGFYAREDRYDASKGLTPVLPFDTHVWVEVCLDGWTWTTVDPSPEHPPLGPPRTLAERMGSLLIALLSMVRENAGTACMMVAATACATYYWRFIADMGLLVMWRLSMRGSSRSKLLATARLIECRAQLACCGRPIGQTMRRWLLPIAESLDSRALDSPGATSSLNQMLELLEPLMFAPAATAEERLHGRDAEVTAICDRFGRAFSLASLLRHVRETKRAASQVEASSTNAAPLETLPSEKKRAA
- a CDS encoding DUF58 domain-containing protein; translated protein: MIVSSPPSPSRPKSQASSPEAIARHDQPTAADRLGGALTHDFCPWANRYVYWLKSPLALLSIVALVGLVIGLAVTPQGYWVFGTIVAVIALGIVWPRVAMAGVRASVRFLDQRGSEGAPSRALLSIHNRYPWPVWGLRLERGFYPRDTSEMETELLDSSKPKSELVFALACVPGWSSADFEWQFVPERRGLYPLSMPIVATSFPLGLWERSQRVEVLSQLLVSPRVVALDALPASDGHRWSLGALSDRRSGTEGDIVGTRPLRPGDSLRHVHWPQTARYGRLILSERQAVQSAVVRVVVDLAAQHHTGLGDHSTLEQSLRVAASVCHSLLAHDLNVQLVLGKRRTDLASGKRARDQLADLLATLQVDDPESETFARELAQQQPSTQLCVGISTTLGAADNSARLKPKPGQFESRGQGCLLIAPGITTFEERQRLRQQHGAWCVIAADRSALDDFIPEWQEVCRDVWCGRQ
- a CDS encoding alpha/beta fold hydrolase; amino-acid sequence: MPLQTLELATLRTQIVEPEGGAGEVKLAVILCHGFGASGDDLVDLASSVHRMLPAAEDEVAFVFPEAPLSLASQGMPGGRAWWLLDLDRMLRYSTPELAQRFRSETPEGLADATAKLQQLVAEVREHYSLPAERIVLGGFSQGGMIAIDAALKLAEPPGALVIWSSSLINENEWKPLAAERGKLLRVIQSHGRQDPILPYSEATKLRDLLLASGAELEFLEFGGYHEIPMPAFQRFVHLLADML
- a CDS encoding ferritin-like domain-containing protein encodes the protein MDKSKLIDKLNECLRHEWTGVAQYAQAGFVVAGLWREVYSDKFFDSAKESFGHAKLVGEKIVAMGGVPSVERNPVKQSDDLQELLKMALEFESKAVKVYSEALELAEGDRALIVFLEDILKEEQEGVDELTRILRDPKAVAASIGSSATKVG
- a CDS encoding Rrf2 family transcriptional regulator, with translation MKLSRTVAYAVRATLQLAQLEAEGPVPCSRLASAGKMPERFLLQILRNLVTHGILRSTRGVDGGYSLVKPAGEISLLEVIEAIEGPYDSSLEMGEGLSIDSQTKLQDALNSVTSTTRNQLEAIKLAQLLKAPTLPDETPAATSAGDSSGQVS
- the hisN gene encoding histidinol-phosphatase, which codes for MTTSEISATVLAEVSRRLPLVLSAGKEAGQLTLRYFQQDNFTVEKKGDASPVTIADRSAEQLIRQRVAEHFPTDGIIGEEFGRTEGTSGFNWILDPIDGTKSFISGVPMYGTMVGVEFEGRSLAGLVYIPGLDEGVYASSGQGTFHFKGTSQPRRCFVSKKPQLSDGLFVTSQVDTFAKRGGQGAFEAVQKLAYITRTWGDCYGYMLVATGRAEVMIDPILNVWDAAAVQPIIEEAGGTFTDWNGVPTIHTGDAVATNGLVADEVLSITKRFPRTL